In the genome of Hippoglossus hippoglossus isolate fHipHip1 chromosome 9, fHipHip1.pri, whole genome shotgun sequence, the window CGCAATGTCCTTCTTAGTGCAGGTAGCAACTCTCTCCGTGTCCTCGAACCTGTGACTTAAAGTGCTACTGAAGTCCTGCTGTTAGCCTCCCAGAAATTAAGTTTTAGCACTAAACTTCAAGCTACAACATATCATTGTGGTGTTAGCTACCATAAAGACCAGATGCTGTGCGTGACTGGGATGAGCTGCTCACCTTGACTTCACTCTGTCACCAGGTTGTGACAACCAGGTCGTCATCTGGAACGTGGGCACAGGTGAGGCCATGATCACCCTGGAGGACATGCACCCTGATGTCATTTACAATGTGAGCTGGAACCGCAGCGGTAACCTCATCTGCACCTCCTGCAAGGACAAGTCCATCCGTGTCATTGACCCCCGCAAGGAGAAGATTATTGCTGTAAGCAGTTTTAAAAGATTTCtttgtaacattttctttttatgctTGACTAAGATCACcattaaactaaacaaaattATGACATAATTAATAGTTCAGGAAACAGTGAGTCTTGTGCTCAGGAAACAGTGTTGACTCCTAAACTACACTTcacaggagaaggagaaggctCATGAGGGCGCTCGACCCATGAGGGCCATTTTCCTGGCTGATGGCAACATTCTCACCACAGGTTTCAGTCGCATGAGTGAGAGACAGCTATCCCTGTGGAACATGGTAAGCTGCTTCATGAACGCTGACTGCACGAGATATGTTCAATGATTATGTGACCAAACACTGGGATTGAGAGCATAAGAATAAGTTTGAATTGACATCAACAGCAGGGCTTTGTTTGGATTTCTGCAGGGTTAGGCACTATGGTGGTGTGGGCGTTGCTAGCATTTACTACTGTATTTTGGACCAATATTAATTTTATCCAGTGTTTCCTCTaggattgttattattatattattttacactaAAACATTATCAAGaagtaaacacaaaacaaagctcAGTGATGAAGGGAGCCCATGTTTCTAAGTAATCATCACATTTTTGTGAGTGGTaaattttaaatgcattttcctCACTCTCCCATAACCACCTGATAACATAACAGCGTTTGGCTGCTTAACggattttttgtttgtttggacaaAGACAGTTCACTGACCCAGTTTCACATAGTCAGCTGACTGTTACTGTAGCGAGTCGATTATTTTCTCTGAAAGTTATTACATTTTAGACGTCAGTGTTTTTGAGCTCATCTTCTGTGACGAAGCGAATTCTTGGCAGTTTCACAGATTTTCCCCCTGGTTGATTTCTGCTCTAAAGATGTCAGGAATCATTTTCACCTCAttttttgtcaatttatttcctcaatttaaaaaaaaatctcagtttcagaatataaaatatttcctTTGTCTTAAAATGGTAAGGAAACTAGTGAGACTAACCTTATAACCCTTAAAAATTTGCCCCATATTTACAACTTTATTATTATGGAATCTACCACAATATTCACAGCTATTAGAAGTCCAActatttcttcctgtttttgaaGATAGTGACCTTTTCCTCTGACCTACATATACAAATTTATCATGACACTTTTTTTCACACAGAACAACATGGAGGAGCCCCTGACTGTTAATGAAATGGACTCCAGCAATGGAGTGCTCTTGCCCTTCTATGACCCAGACACCAACATTGTTTACATCTGTGGGAAGGTAAGTTCCCCTTCAGGCACTCAACCCTTAAATCAAGCATAATTATAATGCTTAATTATGCATAATTAACAGCACAACATAAGAATTTTGGATATTATGAGGAAATTTGATTTCCACTTTATTGGCTACAGAAGTAAAATGTATGATTCCTTTTCAGGGTGACAGCAGCATCCGTTACTTTGAAATCACAGATGAGGCTCCATATGTTCACTTCCTTAGCACCTTTGTCACCAAGGAGCCCCAGAGGGGCATGGGCTATATGCCCAAGAGGGGCCTTGATGTCAATAAGGTCGAAATTGCAAGGTAAGCTAAGCTATTCATCATCTGAACCCAGAATTTGTTTTGAGTTTAGAATTTTCTAATGTGGAATTCCTAGTTTAACCACTAGGAGGCAGAACATAATCACTAACCTCACTGTCGACATTtgagtttatttctgtttaataatgtaCTGACCTTTTGGtaattggttttaatttgtgtttctaGGTTCTATAAACTGCATGAAAGGAAGTGTGAGCCTATCGTGATGACTGTGCCTAGAAAGGTGAGTTGTCTTTGCACACGGCTGCTCCACCACTGTGTAATCTGCAGGTTGAACCAACAGCAGTGCAGTGACGCCTTTTCTTATAATGAACTGGTTTTAGATTTTTCCTCATAGCATGTCgctctttccctctccttcaGTCGGACCTGTTCCAGGACGACTTGTACCCTGACACAGCCGGACCAGACCCTGCCATTGAGGCTGAGGAGTGGTTTGACGGCAAGAATGGAGAACCCATACTCATCTCCCTCAAGAATGTCTATGTTCCGACCAAGAACCGTGAATTCAAGGTGTTCAAAAAGAACATTTTGGACAGCAAGGCGGCCAAGAACACAGAGAACTCGAGCCCTGCCATCAGGTCTGCCTCCCCAACTCCAACAATTGTGAGTATTTACTTTTTCTTATCAGATCATTTCACATATCAAGAACAACCCTGCGAATCTCAGCCAAATAAAGCCCTTACATGATTTGACAGTTAATACTGTAATATTTAGACAACATCAGACATGGGAGTCTGTCCTCCTAACTTCCGCCCTCATTAAGGCCGCTCACTGCAGGTTTGTCTATTCGTCTGTGGCTCTCTGGACCTCATGTTGTcagacagacacattttaagtgGAAGAAACCGAGCTGATTGCTGGCTGTGCTCCTGAGGTGGTTTGTAGAGGTTGTACAACCCACTCTACAAACTGAGGGGTCTGGTGCAGCTCTGGGCGTCCTGCCGCCATGCATCCATGCCTCACCCACAACACAGCCACCCGCCTGGGGCCCAGCCCATGTGTCTCTCTGCCATACTGCTCTGTAATCACAGCCCACTTGGTTCCACTGCTGGAGGAACATGTTAACCCTCAGAGACCCAGGTCCTGCCAGGTGGCAGTGCAAGACTGTAGACAGTGTTTCACAGGTTGTCCTCTGCCCTGTTGTGACACTGAAGTTTGCAGCAGAATTATGACAGAAACTTATACAAATGTGCTAAAAGTTCTTGTCCTTTGTCCTTCGTGTCTCCCACAGAAATCTGAAGCCAAGCTGGAGGAGAtcttgaaagaaataaaatcccTCAAGGACCTGGTCAGCAGTCAGGAGAAGCGAATCATCAAACTTGAAGACCAAATGTCCAAAATTGCCATTTAATGACCCTCTTCCCGAACCCGCTACAATTCAGGACGTTCCATTGGCTGGGTGGTGGGCAGGACCGGTCACTGCCGATCTCAGTGACAGTGTTCGTCTGAGTCCTGCCCAGCAACGATTCCTAGCAACATTCCAGATGAACTTTTCTTAGCCAGCCCCCAACCCTCAGTTTAACACAGGTGGAATAAGAAGGAGGTGTGGCAAATTTAACAGAAAATACTTTTTGCTTTTTGGTGACAAAGGACTCCTTTTATTCTGtggcagacatttttttattatcttttttcttATAAAACAGTCTTACacaattctttttattttagagTAATGACCAGGAAATTCCAAAGTCAGCCGTTCCCAATGGCGATTGTATACCCCAATATTTTTTTGAAGTAGGCATCAGTGTTTTGTGTTGCCATACCCCAAAATATAATGTTGCCAAATTTAACTTTTGTTTACACCTCCTTAACagtatttctttctctttcttgtgGGAATATTCAAAATGCAAACAGGGAAACTCAGTGCAGTAGACTGATCGTACAAAGAGAAGAAAGTCCTCAtttaatctgaaataaaaatagttgGGAAAAGAAGATTGACGATGCAAATAAATTGGGATTGAACACATTTTTCTGCCACAGTCGACATCAAGGACTATAGATAAATCATCATTGCTGCCTGTGTTGGAGCTGCACAAATCAATACCTGCcttctgctgtttctttttcattcctGTCGCTTTTCATCATTCTGACTGTGGACACAATAGTCCATGTAAACATGCATTCCTCTCTAGCTTGCTTCATTAACATCCACTGTGTGCTTATtggagaaaaagacaaatacattcCACAAATCTGATCGATTGGCACTTGTTGGTGTGGGGAAGGATCCAGCTAGAACATTCCTCCTCCAGTAAACACTCTACTGTAGTGACTCAGTTACACTGGTTGGTTGGTCATTGTGGTATTTTATGTGCTGCCCACAGACAAACCAGCTCTGTGCATTTCAGCCTCTCTGCAGAAAAAGCGTCTGTCAGCTcggctttgtgtttttctcagagGTTCAGTAGCCAACCTCCATTCACGGGTTTGCTCAACACACATGTAGTCAAGTGTAGTGGGATTATTTTGTGTCACTGTTGCATTAAACACCATCTCAGATCTGTATCTTAAAAACAGGGATTGATGTGAAATGACACCAAGTTATCACACATTGACATGACTATTGAAAACCATCTGGTGATAAAACTGGAGATAGTTTCAGAAACTGTTCACAATCGACCTTTGAGGCCAAgattgtgtgtgaaaatgtgccTCGTGTCTTTGGCCATTTTGGTTCCTGTCACTCTGGATGTTCCTGCTTTGTTTCgtcgtggtggtggtggtggtgttatAAAAATGGATTCACAGTAGATTATCCAAGATTTGTCTCTAACCTGGATGAACTGAATAGTTCACTGTTAATTTTTATCCTGTTTCTTGTTCCACTGTGCTTATATCCCTCTTAGCACTTCcactccctgttttttttttttttttttttttttttaatggttattTCTCAGATACCCCCATCGAGTATAGTTATTACGAAAACCCTGAACCTTTGGAATCGTTCAATCTGAGCTGTTTTGCTATGATAAAAGCTCTATTTTCTTGATGTTGTAGATTTGCTTCCCAGTGGGAAGCTGAGACGGGTAAAGGTTCAGTCTGTTTGCCTTCACTAATTGTTACCACTGTAAAGACCTGAAAGTGCCATAAGGGTGACCATGGAAGTGTTTGTAGGGGACTGTTGTGAGTAGATTTGTGTAGTAAATGGAGGAGTTGAGAGGTGCCCACATTTTGAACCACTTTGAGGTGCTATAAGGCTCCTGCTCATTTAAGTACTGTATCTCAGCCACATAGATGACATCATCCCACAGTACACCAGGTGGCGATTTTTGAAACCGTCGACCTCGGTACAGGTATTTAAAACATCGTAGAATGATGTCAAACCGAGAAGCCGTCGGCTGATCGCGCAGCTTTTTCCGGTCATCGTGGCTTCCAGATGTAACGTGAGCAGCGGGTCCTTAAATATTCGTGACAGGGAATCTACAGGAGCGCTGATCTGACACCGATTTTACTGCCCCATCTTGTATATCAGACTGCCACTCTATAGATCCGTCACAGCACTGTCGGCACGAGAGTTTTGAGAAGGCGTAGTAGTGGATAGTGACCCAAAGGGACTCTGTAGGTTGGAGAAATGTGCAGTTGAAAGATAGATGTATGTTTGTAATTAAGGTCTAGAAAAATGAGTGGAAGCTGTGTAAATAACATGACCATATTTtctgtattcttttttttatttggtttttgttttgtggttgtGCTCAAGAGGGTATTTTTGAGGGAGGTGGGTTATAAATGTTTCCCCTTGTCTGTGTTCCCTGCACCTTGCCATAACGCATCATGAGACAACTGAGCCTCTGTTGTACTGGAGGTCGTATGAATATCGAGAAAGAAAATCAGACAAACACGAACCCGGATGACGCCTCATGTCGAGGTCCGCTCAGcatttttgttcattattcTTGCTTCAAGTATCAAACATTGATtataagaaaaaataataaagactttttaaaatggGCTCATTGTTGAGTTTTGAATTCACATGTGTACtgattggtttttattttactatgtTTAGATTTGTTGTCTCAACTGGAATTTCTTTTAAGGATAAGGTTATATTTAtcctgtatttttcttttgaacaaACGTTATAAAAAAGACCTAGCAATGTTCTGTTCAGTCtctcccatagactgtatataatatgGACCGTCTGTCTATAGCTGTCAGCTGCAAGTCCACTTCTTGATTTGCTTAAATCTTTTGTAACGgtttacaaatatataatacGAACGTTCTTCTATGCGTAACAGTTATTTCCCAACACGGCTGGTGACTAGTTTctaatcatattttttatttgtattgacCAACATCAGCTGTTCATATATTAGTACAAACAACTAACTCCAAAGACAGATCATCAAAAATCAAAGTGCAAGAAATCCTGTATTGATACATTTAATAAGATTGCCTGCTTGCTGtagtgaaacaaacaaaacagaatagaTGGATAGAAACAGATAATTCATGTATTTGCTTGAGTCAAAGCTGGAATTGGgcagaaatctgtgttttcagtgcatGAACACGTTGTGTAATAACCTGTGGTATAAATGTGAGCAGACAGAAAACTTTGTTTTTGCTTGATGACAAGATAAAGATAAAGCAACAATTAGAAACACACAGTTGTAAGTCACAGAGCTGTTTGATGCTGTAATGGCAGAAACAAGTGAAACAGAAATAACAGTGGTGTGAAGAATCTGTCCCTCTGGAGACAGATGTTAATGTGGATCAAATGTGGATCAAATTTTTTCCCAAacttttgaaaacatttttatttcttgtaaCTTGTCACCTCCTCCCCAGCTGAGCAGCATCATCTGTCACaataagtgaataaaacaagaaaggaGGCTGGAGCAGCTTTATATAGATCCCCTGCATGTTTGGAGACGTCCCCAGAGACAAGTGCTCCTAAAAGACCATGGAGCTTATATGTTGGCCCTGTACATGTGTTTTGGGATGAAAGGCGTGCTCTCGCTCTCCACGCTGGTCTTGTGTGCTATGTAGAGACAGGCTGTAATCAACATGGACTTAATTAGAGAGGACTCAGTGGGAGGCAGAGAAGTCCTGGGACTCGCCCCACCGAGTACAGAAATACCCATTTCTCTAAAACACGGCCCTGTTGTACCAACTGCAGCGTCTCTGCAGGTCCTTCTCACTGTGGTGGATTCACAGCAGAAAGGTTTGGCTGTGTCAGTTGAATGAGTCAAACTGTGAATGAGTCGACATATTCTGGCAAATCACACTTTTATCTACAAtgattaaaagataaaacatctggaaacaaaAGGTTTTCATAAATTTATGTTCTATAAAATGTCATGGTGCACAGAGTGACTTCTATATGACTAATTCCTTCATAATTATTCACAAAAATCACATACGTAGTGAAAATGTCCAGTCCCAGATGGCTGCTCCATAAGTGCAGGAGGAtggagagtgaggagggaggttcagaaggagggaggagaggctgaAAATAGAGGAACTGAACACTCCACAATTTGCGAGGAGGAGACATTTTAGAGgcgagtaaaaaaaatatacagtcaGTGTAACGGAGCAGGGAGGGCGGATGCTCAGAAACTCTCTTGCACTCTTACTTTCCTCTTCTGACTCCGTCTCCCCTGTTTTTCCCCTCTCTGTCGTCTGCACCGCTCAGAGCCGTCAAGAAGATAGAACCCGGGTTTTTCACTCAGTCTGTGagtatatatttctttattcgtGAATATGTAAAGTGGATGTTAGCACAGGAAGAAAGaaggaataaaaataatgttatttgtAGTTATATCAGAGAAGTCTGTGTATTCAAACTGACAAACTGTTGAGCTCAGGATCCGAATTGATCCATTTGGCTCATATGgctttttctgcctttttcttGTTACAACCCTGTTGTGGAAAGTAATGAAGTGCAATTAACTGCACTTATATAAGTACAGTACAACTTTCAGGAACTTTTATACTTTGCTTGAGTATTTCACATTTCTACAGTTACTTATATTTTCTTTAGTTACTGGAGATGTATTTATTActccattacatttattttttcaatctATATTTTAGGATTTCACGGgtaaaacacaatcattttaCAAACTATGATGCACTGTTACTTCACCTCCACAACTGCAATTCTAAAAAATAATCACAGGGCCCATTTTTAAGTATaattaatatgtttttatactCTAGATGATACTTTAGTGTGGTTTGCTGATAATATGTCTACTTTTATTTgagttggatttttttttttaaagttattttagaTATTTTCGGGTATTTCACCTTTATTGATGGAACAGTGAGCGTTAAATGGGGGAGACGGCGGTGAAGACACGTAGCAAAGGCCAGGTCGGAA includes:
- the LOC117767351 gene encoding coronin-1C-A isoform X2 — its product is MKRVVRSSKFRHVFGQTVKNDQCYDDIRVSRVTWDSSFCAVNPKFVAIIIEASGGGAFLVLPLHKTGRIDKSYPSVCGHTGPVLDIDWCPHDDHVIASGSEDCTVMVWQIPENGLVTAMSEPVVVLEGHSKRVGIITWHPTARNVLLSAGCDNQVVIWNVGTGEAMITLEDMHPDVIYNVSWNRSGNLICTSCKDKSIRVIDPRKEKIIAEKEKAHEGARPMRAIFLADGNILTTGFSRMSERQLSLWNMNNMEEPLTVNEMDSSNGVLLPFYDPDTNIVYICGKGDSSIRYFEITDEAPYVHFLSTFVTKEPQRGMGYMPKRGLDVNKVEIARFYKLHERKCEPIVMTVPRKSDLFQDDLYPDTAGPDPAIEAEEWFDGKNGEPILISLKNVYVPTKNREFKVFKKNILDSKAAKNTENSSPAIRSASPTPTIKSEAKLEEILKEIKSLKDLVSSQEKRIIKLEDQMSKIAI
- the LOC117767351 gene encoding coronin-1C-A isoform X1; the protein is MTLNTPDQPDNSTVDDEGDGVLRREKSSNTPISRPVSELIKETIQMHEKLQHHERPKPAEVKCDEQAQSVNVAQMKAAFDSPQKPPVKAIKRKPSMRKDMKRVVRSSKFRHVFGQTVKNDQCYDDIRVSRVTWDSSFCAVNPKFVAIIIEASGGGAFLVLPLHKTGRIDKSYPSVCGHTGPVLDIDWCPHDDHVIASGSEDCTVMVWQIPENGLVTAMSEPVVVLEGHSKRVGIITWHPTARNVLLSAGCDNQVVIWNVGTGEAMITLEDMHPDVIYNVSWNRSGNLICTSCKDKSIRVIDPRKEKIIAEKEKAHEGARPMRAIFLADGNILTTGFSRMSERQLSLWNMNNMEEPLTVNEMDSSNGVLLPFYDPDTNIVYICGKGDSSIRYFEITDEAPYVHFLSTFVTKEPQRGMGYMPKRGLDVNKVEIARFYKLHERKCEPIVMTVPRKSDLFQDDLYPDTAGPDPAIEAEEWFDGKNGEPILISLKNVYVPTKNREFKVFKKNILDSKAAKNTENSSPAIRSASPTPTIKSEAKLEEILKEIKSLKDLVSSQEKRIIKLEDQMSKIAI